In a single window of the Xylanimonas protaetiae genome:
- a CDS encoding GTP pyrophosphokinase: MHDLRRLMLSYKFGMDEVLTKLGILRDEFRHIHDYNPIENVSARLKSFESILAKARRKKIPLTLQGIRGEMFDVAGVRVTCSFVSDIYRVRDMIVAQQDLTVVEERDYIAHPKPTGYKSLHLIVRVPVYLSDRVEDVIVEIQLRTIAMDFWASLEHKIFYKLGRSVPRHLTDSLKLAADVAWSLDTSMERIHDEVRTIAGDAEPTGAEALGPEEMIEAFMRTVDVTDTPHRPHGSAG, from the coding sequence ATGCACGACCTGCGACGCCTGATGCTGAGCTACAAGTTCGGGATGGACGAGGTCCTCACGAAGCTGGGCATCCTGCGCGACGAGTTCCGCCACATCCACGACTACAACCCGATCGAGAACGTGAGCGCGCGACTCAAGTCGTTCGAGTCGATCCTCGCCAAGGCGCGCCGCAAGAAGATCCCGCTCACGCTCCAGGGCATCCGGGGTGAGATGTTCGACGTCGCGGGTGTGCGCGTGACGTGCAGCTTCGTGAGCGACATCTACCGCGTGCGCGACATGATCGTGGCGCAGCAGGACCTCACCGTCGTCGAGGAGCGCGACTACATCGCCCACCCGAAGCCCACGGGGTACAAGTCGCTGCACCTCATCGTGCGCGTGCCGGTGTACCTGTCGGACCGGGTCGAGGACGTCATCGTCGAGATCCAGCTGCGCACCATCGCGATGGATTTCTGGGCGAGCCTGGAGCACAAGATCTTCTACAAGCTCGGGCGGTCGGTGCCCCGGCACCTGACGGACTCGCTCAAGCTCGCGGCCGACGTCGCGTGGTCGCTCGACACGTCCATGGAGCGCATCCACGACGAGGTGCGCACCATCGCGGGCGACGCGGAGCCGACGGGTGCGGAGGCGCTCGGCCCGGAGGAGATGATCGAGGCGTTCATGCGCACGGTCGACGTGACGGACACGCCGCACCGCCCCCACGGGTCCGCGGGGTAG
- a CDS encoding metal-dependent transcriptional regulator has product MPAAAPGPRPDPAELTAVAQDYLKAVWSALEWVADPQAKVSTGQLADRLGVGPSTVSEAVQKLSEQGLLAHEPYRGVGLTDLGLGYALVMVRRHRLLETWLVQHVGYAWDEVHDEAERLEHAVSDRLVERLDALLGHPVRDPHGDPIPAADGRVVRPDAVPLADLVAGESGVVARISDADPADLRALADLGVALDVRLTVTALLPRRDALTLTWAGEAADVPARLASRVWVTRG; this is encoded by the coding sequence GTGCCCGCTGCAGCCCCTGGACCCCGGCCCGACCCGGCCGAGCTGACCGCCGTCGCGCAGGACTACCTCAAGGCCGTGTGGTCCGCGCTGGAGTGGGTGGCCGACCCGCAGGCCAAGGTCTCCACGGGCCAGCTCGCCGACCGGCTCGGCGTCGGGCCGTCCACGGTCTCCGAGGCCGTGCAGAAGCTCTCCGAGCAGGGGCTGCTCGCCCACGAGCCGTACCGCGGTGTCGGGCTCACGGACCTCGGGCTCGGGTACGCGCTCGTCATGGTGCGCCGCCACCGGCTGCTCGAGACGTGGCTGGTCCAGCACGTCGGGTACGCCTGGGACGAGGTGCACGACGAGGCGGAACGGCTCGAGCACGCCGTCTCCGACCGGCTCGTCGAGCGGCTCGACGCCCTGCTCGGCCACCCCGTGCGCGACCCGCACGGCGACCCCATCCCCGCGGCCGACGGCCGCGTGGTGCGCCCCGACGCCGTCCCGCTCGCGGACCTCGTGGCGGGGGAGTCGGGCGTCGTCGCGCGCATCTCCGACGCCGACCCCGCCGACCTGCGGGCGCTCGCCGACCTGGGCGTCGCGCTCGACGTGCGGCTCACCGTCACCGCGCTGCTCCCGCGCCGCGACGCGCTCACGCTGACGTGGGCGGGCGAGGCCGCCGACGTCCCGGCGCGCCTCGCGTCGCGCGTGTGGGTGACGCGGGGCTAA
- a CDS encoding TetR/AcrR family transcriptional regulator, with the protein MSLDDAARPARSDAARNRSRVLAAAAAVFAEVGADASVAQIAERAGVGKATVFRHFAAKEDLLAAIVVDLLDRLTATASRPAGEPGAAMRAFMEAGVEALVQDRAFCDVIGTPSLARGEVWDAIARLTAAVDVLVARAQQAGLVRADATGADVVLLLAGIQQTAAPLLPTQPGLWRRYLQLALDGLRPGAAPLAAAAPALAAGER; encoded by the coding sequence ATGAGCCTCGACGACGCCGCCCGCCCCGCGCGCTCCGACGCCGCGCGCAACCGCAGCCGCGTCCTGGCCGCCGCCGCGGCGGTGTTCGCCGAGGTCGGCGCCGACGCCTCCGTGGCCCAGATCGCGGAGCGCGCGGGCGTCGGCAAGGCGACGGTCTTCCGCCACTTCGCCGCCAAGGAGGACCTCCTGGCCGCCATCGTCGTCGACCTGCTGGACCGGCTCACCGCGACGGCGTCGCGCCCGGCCGGCGAGCCCGGCGCGGCGATGCGGGCGTTCATGGAGGCGGGCGTCGAGGCGCTCGTCCAGGACCGGGCCTTCTGCGACGTCATCGGCACGCCCTCGCTCGCCCGCGGCGAGGTGTGGGACGCCATCGCACGCCTCACGGCGGCCGTCGACGTGCTCGTCGCCCGGGCCCAGCAGGCCGGGCTGGTCCGCGCCGACGCCACGGGCGCCGACGTCGTCCTGCTGCTCGCCGGCATCCAGCAGACGGCCGCACCCCTGCTGCCCACGCAGCCCGGCCTCTGGCGGCGCTACCTCCAGCTCGCCCTCGACGGGCTCCGGCCAGGGGCCGCGCCGTTGGCCGCGGCGGCGCCGGCGCTCGCCGCCGGTGAGCGTTAG
- a CDS encoding metallophosphoesterase, with product MTKAARRSPAPWVRWTLAGVLAVLASAWFGVTTAGANLSLGPHEARYQVTTSGEVVADLGPLGTMRIDSPAGPLGVDVTIREIPADLFQIDQATTLDGLSDDLQSYLQFFSTPDVTIREVTHALVVDAVRRTVVALVVVAAVGGGLWFLVGEARRREIARVVAPRTWEITAAVCVVALLGGTLSADDRDTPQNAPVSPVFAGTALEGARLTGRLAGVIDTYGAQLLGIYRDNEKFYADARAALRTEWDRQAGVDQRIALAAASQGTAGLAGHDLTAPEEPSPGDAATPDAATPDAATPDAATPDGAATAEATPAATPVAADREETEDDLVTFLVVSDLHCNMSMTPLIRDIAERSGAKAILDAGDTTMNGTAVERVCVDSFATARPKGVDYVVSDGNHDSTLVSDAQRAQGLTVLDGSVVDVAGVRILGDRDPNETRVGAGTSSRGETLDEAAQRLADTACAEDPDLLLVHTPAVGDTTLRAGCVPFQVSGHTHRRRDPSDVGLGLRYVNGSTAGALSGQPTVGPLHGIAEMTLLRFDPVERRFVDWKLVEVFPDTTAKVSPWQMMPLPAQPADECANLPEGIDREDCNLQHDGAEGEPVETP from the coding sequence GTGACCAAGGCTGCTCGGCGTTCGCCTGCCCCGTGGGTCCGCTGGACCCTCGCGGGCGTGCTCGCGGTGCTCGCGAGCGCGTGGTTCGGCGTGACGACGGCGGGCGCGAACCTGTCGCTCGGACCGCACGAGGCGCGCTACCAGGTCACGACGTCCGGCGAGGTCGTCGCCGACCTGGGGCCCCTGGGCACCATGCGCATCGACTCGCCCGCGGGGCCGCTCGGCGTCGACGTCACGATCCGCGAGATCCCCGCCGACCTGTTCCAGATCGACCAGGCGACCACCCTCGACGGCCTGAGCGACGACCTCCAGTCCTACCTCCAGTTCTTCTCGACGCCCGACGTGACGATCCGCGAGGTGACGCACGCGCTCGTCGTCGACGCCGTGCGGCGCACCGTCGTGGCCCTCGTCGTCGTCGCCGCGGTGGGCGGCGGGCTGTGGTTCCTCGTCGGCGAGGCCCGGCGCCGCGAGATCGCCCGCGTCGTCGCGCCGCGCACCTGGGAGATCACCGCGGCGGTGTGCGTCGTGGCGCTGCTGGGCGGCACGCTCTCCGCCGACGACCGGGACACGCCGCAGAACGCCCCGGTCTCGCCCGTGTTCGCGGGGACCGCGCTGGAGGGCGCCCGCCTGACGGGGCGCCTGGCCGGCGTCATCGACACCTACGGCGCCCAGCTCCTGGGCATCTACCGCGACAACGAGAAGTTCTACGCCGACGCCCGCGCCGCGCTGCGCACCGAGTGGGACCGCCAGGCCGGCGTCGACCAGCGCATCGCGCTGGCCGCCGCGTCGCAGGGCACGGCGGGCCTCGCCGGGCACGACCTGACGGCGCCCGAGGAGCCGTCGCCCGGCGACGCCGCGACCCCGGACGCCGCGACCCCGGACGCCGCGACCCCGGACGCCGCGACCCCGGACGGGGCGGCGACGGCCGAGGCGACCCCGGCGGCGACCCCGGTGGCCGCGGACCGGGAGGAGACCGAGGACGACCTCGTGACCTTCCTCGTCGTCTCCGACCTGCACTGCAACATGAGCATGACCCCGCTGATCCGCGACATCGCGGAGCGCTCCGGGGCCAAGGCGATCCTCGACGCCGGCGACACCACCATGAACGGCACCGCGGTCGAGCGCGTGTGCGTCGACTCGTTCGCCACGGCCCGGCCGAAGGGTGTCGACTACGTCGTCTCCGACGGCAACCACGACTCCACACTCGTGTCCGACGCGCAGCGCGCGCAGGGCCTGACGGTGCTCGACGGCTCGGTGGTCGACGTCGCGGGCGTGCGGATCCTCGGCGACCGCGACCCCAACGAGACCCGCGTCGGGGCGGGGACGTCGTCGCGCGGCGAGACGCTCGACGAGGCGGCCCAGCGCCTGGCCGACACGGCCTGCGCGGAGGACCCCGACCTGCTCCTCGTCCACACGCCCGCCGTCGGCGACACGACGCTCCGGGCGGGCTGCGTGCCCTTCCAGGTCTCGGGCCACACGCACCGCCGTCGCGACCCGTCCGACGTGGGCCTGGGCCTGCGGTACGTCAACGGCTCGACGGCGGGGGCGCTCTCCGGCCAGCCGACCGTGGGCCCCCTGCACGGCATCGCCGAGATGACGCTGCTGCGCTTCGACCCGGTCGAGCGCCGGTTCGTCGACTGGAAGCTCGTCGAGGTGTTCCCCGACACGACGGCGAAGGTCAGCCCCTGGCAGATGATGCCGCTGCCCGCCCAGCCCGCCGACGAGTGCGCGAACCTGCCCGAGGGCATCGACCGGGAGGACTGCAACCTCCAGCACGACGGCGCGGAGGGCGAGCCGGTCGAGACGCCGTAG
- a CDS encoding Ku protein translates to MRAIWKGAVSFGLVNVPVKLYSATEDHDVPLHQVHDADGGRIRYQRVCELDGKVVPYEHIDKAYDDGEHTVVLSKDDLAGLPAERDREIEVVEFVPSDQIDPIMLDRTYYLEPDSRSTKAYVLLRRTLEETDRTAVVKFALRQRTRLAALRVRGDVLVLQTLLWADEVRDAEFPSLEETVRVSSKELAMSQQLVTSFEGDFAPDEFEDEYQVQLKRLIDAKIEKGEAVSSAETFGEAAEEGEGAEVIDLMEALRKSVEEAKSRRRSG, encoded by the coding sequence ATGCGAGCCATCTGGAAGGGCGCGGTGTCGTTCGGGCTCGTCAACGTGCCCGTCAAGCTCTACAGCGCCACCGAGGACCACGACGTGCCCCTGCACCAGGTGCACGACGCCGACGGCGGCCGGATCCGCTACCAGCGCGTGTGCGAGCTCGACGGCAAGGTCGTGCCGTACGAGCACATCGACAAGGCGTACGACGACGGCGAGCACACGGTGGTGCTCAGCAAGGACGACCTGGCGGGCCTGCCCGCCGAGCGGGACCGCGAGATCGAGGTCGTGGAGTTCGTCCCCTCCGACCAGATCGACCCGATCATGCTGGACCGCACCTACTACCTGGAGCCCGACTCCCGGTCGACCAAGGCGTACGTGCTGCTGCGCCGCACCCTCGAGGAGACGGACCGCACCGCCGTCGTGAAGTTCGCGCTGCGGCAGCGCACACGGCTCGCCGCGCTGCGCGTGCGCGGCGACGTGCTCGTCCTCCAGACGCTCCTGTGGGCCGACGAGGTGCGCGACGCCGAGTTCCCGTCGCTCGAGGAGACCGTGCGCGTCTCGTCGAAGGAGCTCGCGATGTCCCAGCAGCTCGTCACGAGCTTCGAGGGCGACTTCGCACCGGACGAGTTCGAGGACGAGTACCAGGTGCAGCTCAAGAGGCTCATCGACGCCAAGATCGAGAAGGGCGAGGCCGTCAGCAGCGCCGAGACGTTCGGCGAGGCCGCCGAGGAGGGCGAGGGCGCCGAGGTCATCGACCTGATGGAGGCCCTGCGGAAGTCGGTCGAGGAGGCGAAGTCGCGGCGGAGGTCGGGCTGA
- a CDS encoding SDR family oxidoreductase, with protein sequence MDTQLEGTVALVTGASSGIGRAIALALVAQGARVVAGARRADRLTELVAEAGGAVTAVDLDVTDRGAVGRAVARTVAEHGRLDLLVNNAGLMLSGPIVGADPDEWERMVGTNLLGSMFVAHAALPHLLASRGTLVQVSSTSGRIASLGSGAYSATKFGVTAFAEALRQEVTAQGVRVVVVEPGFTATELTTHITDPAMRAMAASLGDSMRTLDPADIANAVVFAAAQPHHVSLNEILVRPTDQVA encoded by the coding sequence ATGGACACGCAGCTCGAGGGCACCGTCGCGCTCGTCACCGGGGCGTCGTCGGGCATCGGGCGGGCCATCGCGCTCGCCCTCGTCGCCCAGGGCGCCCGCGTCGTCGCCGGCGCGCGGCGCGCGGACCGGCTCACGGAGCTCGTCGCCGAGGCCGGCGGGGCCGTGACCGCCGTCGACCTCGACGTCACCGACCGCGGCGCGGTCGGCCGGGCCGTCGCCCGCACCGTCGCCGAGCACGGGCGCCTGGACCTGCTCGTCAACAACGCCGGGCTCATGCTGTCCGGCCCCATCGTGGGCGCCGACCCCGACGAGTGGGAGCGCATGGTGGGCACCAACCTGCTCGGCTCGATGTTCGTGGCGCACGCGGCCCTGCCGCACCTCCTCGCGAGCCGTGGCACGCTCGTGCAGGTGTCCTCGACGTCGGGGCGCATCGCGAGCCTCGGGTCCGGGGCGTACTCCGCCACGAAGTTCGGGGTCACGGCGTTCGCCGAGGCGCTGCGGCAGGAGGTCACCGCACAGGGCGTCCGCGTCGTCGTCGTCGAGCCCGGGTTCACCGCGACCGAGCTCACCACCCACATCACGGACCCGGCCATGCGGGCCATGGCCGCCTCGCTGGGGGACTCGATGCGCACGCTGGACCCCGCGGACATCGCGAACGCCGTCGTCTTCGCGGCCGCGCAGCCGCACCACGTCTCCCTCAACGAGATCCTCGTGCGCCCCACGGACCAGGTCGCCTGA
- a CDS encoding SRPBCC family protein yields the protein MRDFRLVSRWHVDAPVDVVWDVLADPAFTWPRWWPALAAEEVVASGGRTADRWSRVRVRVRSPLGWSLRFGLVLKSSHEPVAGHAGRALLRASGDLVGTAAVVVAALPAPLPEDDDDGGATEVTLTWAVGIGRDDVVGRVLSLLPRWALVRAHAAVMRSGERGLRVWLERVSPTSAATSPPRPTSAGPPSGR from the coding sequence GTGCGTGACTTTCGTCTCGTGAGCCGCTGGCACGTCGACGCGCCCGTCGACGTCGTGTGGGACGTGCTCGCCGACCCGGCGTTCACGTGGCCGCGCTGGTGGCCCGCGCTGGCGGCCGAGGAGGTGGTCGCCTCGGGGGGCCGCACCGCCGACCGGTGGTCGCGCGTCCGGGTGCGCGTGCGCAGCCCGCTGGGGTGGTCGCTGCGGTTCGGGCTCGTGCTCAAGTCGTCCCACGAGCCCGTCGCCGGGCACGCCGGCCGCGCGCTGCTGCGCGCGTCCGGGGACCTCGTCGGCACGGCCGCCGTCGTCGTCGCCGCGCTGCCCGCTCCCCTGCCGGAGGACGACGACGACGGCGGCGCGACCGAGGTGACGCTCACGTGGGCGGTCGGCATCGGGCGCGACGACGTCGTCGGACGGGTGCTGTCGCTGCTGCCGCGGTGGGCGCTCGTCAGGGCGCACGCCGCGGTGATGCGGTCGGGCGAGCGCGGCCTGCGGGTCTGGCTCGAGCGGGTCAGCCCGACCTCCGCCGCGACTTCGCCTCCTCGACCGACTTCCGCAGGGCCTCCATCAGGTCGATGA
- a CDS encoding ATP-dependent DNA ligase, with amino-acid sequence MAAPQTVTIDGHRLQLTNLDKVLYPATGTTKGEVLDYYARVAPVLLPHVRRRPATRKRWPDGVEGQVFFQKNADRSTPSWVRTHRIQHKTSSNDYVLVDDVATLTWLAQTATLELHVPQWQVGRTGVHLPPDRLVLDLDPGEGAGLAECAEVARLARAILRGMGLEPLPVTSGSKGIHLYAALSAGSDPAGARPSSADEVSAVAHELARYLEAEHPDLVVSDMKKALRGGKVLVDWSQNNGAKTTIAPYSLRGRPHPTVAAPRTWEELDDPGLRHLTFEEVLDRVAADGDLLAGLTQGHLSQLEPTPAHLARFERLATYHAKRDPARTPEPFDAGDSPPGQTFVIQEHHARRLHWDFRLEHEGVLVSWALPKGEPTDPAQNHLAVQTEDHPLAYGAFEGTIPGGEYGAGEVTIWDAGTYELEKWRDGKEVIVTLRSERRGARRLALIRTGRDEGDNQWLIHRTKTQPGAAEGDSPAARRQTVRPGARSDDELPGGPAGNPDVVVRLEPMLASAAEPADVRALQADPGGGDREWVFEMKWDGYRTIAVAAPGPDGVPVARFTSRTGQDLTRTYPELAPLAGQVRGDLPVVLDAEIVALDASGRPDFRRLQQHTSKAELMVFDVLQVGDRSLLHAPYDERRALLGDVLDPERPVHVPAVFDGDLDAALAFSRRLRLEGVMAKRRESTYLPGRRSRQWLKLKHTAAQEVVVVGWRPLHAGEPREDARYAGALLLAVPADDGALRYVGRVGTGFTDADRRALAERLTAVGRATPPLDGVPRPDAARARWVTPRIVGEVEFAEWTGDPATDPDARLRAARWRGLRPDKDPDDVVVERP; translated from the coding sequence GTGGCCGCCCCCCAGACCGTGACGATCGACGGGCACCGCCTCCAGCTGACCAACCTGGACAAGGTGCTCTACCCGGCCACGGGCACCACCAAGGGCGAGGTGCTCGACTACTACGCGCGCGTCGCGCCCGTGCTGCTCCCCCACGTCCGCCGCCGGCCCGCGACGCGCAAGCGGTGGCCCGACGGCGTCGAGGGCCAGGTGTTCTTCCAGAAGAACGCCGACCGGTCCACGCCGTCATGGGTGCGCACGCACCGCATCCAGCACAAGACGTCGTCGAACGACTACGTGCTGGTCGACGACGTCGCCACGCTCACGTGGCTGGCCCAGACGGCGACCCTCGAGCTGCACGTGCCGCAGTGGCAGGTGGGCCGCACGGGGGTGCACCTGCCGCCGGACCGGCTGGTGCTCGACCTCGACCCCGGCGAGGGCGCCGGGCTGGCCGAGTGCGCGGAGGTCGCACGGCTCGCGCGGGCGATCCTGCGGGGCATGGGCCTCGAACCGCTGCCGGTCACGTCCGGGTCGAAGGGCATCCACCTCTACGCCGCGCTGTCGGCGGGCTCCGACCCGGCGGGTGCGCGGCCGTCGTCGGCCGACGAGGTCTCCGCCGTCGCGCACGAGCTGGCCCGGTACCTGGAGGCCGAGCACCCCGACCTGGTGGTCAGCGACATGAAGAAGGCGCTGCGCGGCGGCAAGGTGCTGGTCGACTGGTCGCAGAACAACGGGGCGAAGACGACGATCGCGCCCTACTCGCTGCGCGGGCGCCCGCACCCCACCGTGGCGGCGCCGCGCACGTGGGAGGAGCTCGACGACCCCGGGCTGCGGCACCTCACCTTCGAGGAGGTGCTCGACCGGGTCGCCGCGGACGGGGACCTGCTCGCCGGGCTGACGCAGGGGCACCTGTCCCAGCTCGAGCCCACCCCCGCCCACCTGGCCCGCTTCGAGCGGCTCGCGACCTACCACGCGAAGCGCGACCCGGCCCGGACCCCCGAGCCCTTCGACGCCGGCGACTCCCCGCCGGGCCAGACGTTCGTCATCCAGGAGCACCACGCCCGCCGCCTGCACTGGGACTTCCGCCTGGAGCACGAGGGCGTGCTCGTCAGCTGGGCGCTGCCCAAGGGCGAGCCCACCGACCCCGCCCAGAACCACCTGGCCGTGCAGACCGAGGACCACCCGCTCGCGTACGGCGCCTTCGAGGGCACCATCCCGGGCGGCGAGTACGGCGCCGGCGAGGTGACGATCTGGGACGCCGGCACGTACGAGCTCGAGAAGTGGCGGGACGGCAAGGAGGTCATCGTCACGCTCCGCAGCGAGCGCCGCGGCGCGCGACGCCTCGCGCTGATCCGCACGGGTCGCGACGAGGGCGACAACCAGTGGCTGATCCACCGCACGAAGACCCAGCCGGGCGCGGCGGAGGGTGACAGTCCGGCAGCTCGTCGTCAGACCGTGCGCCCGGGGGCACGGTCTGACGACGAACTGCCGGGCGGACCCGCGGGCAACCCTGACGTCGTCGTCCGGCTCGAGCCCATGCTCGCCTCCGCCGCCGAGCCGGCGGACGTCCGCGCCCTCCAGGCCGACCCCGGGGGCGGCGACCGGGAGTGGGTGTTCGAGATGAAGTGGGACGGCTACCGGACCATCGCCGTGGCCGCGCCCGGCCCCGACGGCGTCCCGGTCGCGCGGTTCACGTCCCGCACCGGCCAGGACCTCACACGCACCTACCCGGAGCTCGCGCCGCTCGCCGGGCAGGTCCGGGGCGACCTGCCCGTCGTCCTGGACGCCGAGATCGTCGCGCTCGACGCGAGCGGGCGCCCCGACTTCCGGCGGCTCCAGCAGCACACGTCGAAGGCCGAGCTCATGGTCTTCGACGTCCTCCAGGTGGGCGACCGGTCGCTCCTGCACGCCCCGTACGACGAGCGCCGCGCGCTGCTCGGCGACGTCCTCGACCCGGAACGGCCGGTCCACGTCCCCGCCGTGTTCGACGGCGACCTCGACGCCGCGCTCGCGTTCTCCCGCAGGCTGCGGCTCGAGGGAGTCATGGCCAAGCGGCGCGAGTCCACCTACCTGCCGGGACGCCGGTCGCGGCAGTGGCTCAAGCTCAAGCACACGGCCGCGCAGGAGGTGGTCGTCGTCGGCTGGCGGCCGCTGCACGCGGGCGAGCCGCGCGAGGACGCCCGGTACGCCGGCGCGCTCCTGCTCGCCGTCCCCGCCGACGACGGTGCGCTGCGCTACGTCGGCCGCGTCGGCACGGGTTTCACCGACGCCGACCGCCGGGCCCTCGCGGAGCGCCTCACGGCGGTGGGGCGCGCGACGCCGCCGCTCGACGGCGTCCCCCGCCCCGACGCCGCCCGCGCCCGCTGGGTCACCCCGCGCATCGTCGGCGAGGTCGAGTTCGCCGAGTGGACGGGCGACCCCGCCACCGACCCCGACGCCCGCCTCCGCGCGGCGCGGTGGCGCGGGCTGCGCCCGGACAAGGACCCGGACGACGTCGTCGTCGAACGGCCCTGA
- a CDS encoding DUF2599 domain-containing protein: protein MPALTRRRRPARGGRARRALTVGARGVLALGALAGVVVGVSGCDLGADAGPRSSAAADAAGTAGSTAQPPASPTTPAPAPTPAAGPTPAPEDTLPPGPSAAPGRPVDPSPTTGPTVDHGPALESATWGEREGGRSLIVVPAPWVRTSGDLAAVDALWAEVLAVHPDADTPGMEDQLVCHALGAPDKDTWNLEPWRPDVGLVAVLQARCNPR, encoded by the coding sequence ATGCCTGCCCTGACCCGTCGACGACGGCCCGCCCGAGGCGGGCGGGCGCGCCGGGCGCTCACGGTCGGCGCGCGCGGCGTGCTCGCGCTCGGGGCGCTCGCCGGCGTCGTCGTCGGGGTGAGCGGGTGCGACCTGGGCGCGGACGCCGGACCGAGGTCCTCGGCGGCGGCGGACGCGGCCGGGACCGCCGGCTCCACCGCGCAGCCCCCTGCGTCGCCGACGACGCCCGCACCGGCGCCGACGCCCGCGGCGGGCCCGACTCCCGCCCCGGAGGACACCCTGCCCCCGGGCCCGTCCGCCGCGCCCGGACGGCCCGTCGATCCCAGCCCGACGACCGGACCGACCGTCGACCACGGCCCCGCGCTCGAGTCGGCCACGTGGGGCGAGCGCGAGGGCGGCCGGTCGCTGATCGTCGTCCCGGCGCCGTGGGTGCGCACCTCGGGGGACCTCGCCGCGGTCGACGCGCTGTGGGCCGAGGTGCTCGCCGTCCACCCGGACGCCGACACCCCCGGCATGGAGGACCAGCTCGTGTGCCACGCCCTCGGCGCGCCCGACAAGGACACCTGGAACCTCGAGCCGTGGCGCCCGGACGTCGGGCTGGTCGCGGTGCTGCAGGCGCGCTGCAACCCGCGCTGA